The following coding sequences are from one Halobacteriovorax sp. JY17 window:
- a CDS encoding FHA domain-containing protein, translated as MSNQINYELDIRFPDQSPHRVSIINKLSLGSSDKSELCIEDYNLSPLHLSFRTHNGVLSLHNLGGQNKTYLGKQELIHGKMYILNIGDELKLGDIEIFIREGDAPNETPDELKGLFEEKTDPVHQVVQEELIEYEDGDVQDEEIEAQTTPSFQSIDDLAEDDEEEFEDDESTSESEGTLVQKLTNIFKVKKIDVKKDIVSKNKNKSIPRVPPGFFTRFFSFLSLIAISYSIVDQVFPIFEVNAHIGKYIADFQKIITPIPYSNILSAQIIQIILVFILIELSTTLLFGVNIAYLLLGVRGDSGAIASRIKGVLRSIFSLATTPLLIFDLPCIVKKRTLKEVLSGSRLHTPSKFLQTLGILILFPILLLSPLYTPVLLNLDKFQAREVFEQQETRPSKKAELVENEWSNASLNLYFKGKTSKDTLIFSAIKNQKEKTKASLKFINKKNLNSWTNVSYEGEVEILNKILPLIKLNPMFSIHYPDLQTELESEKPIDLFTINAFDQLFQLVKNSLNLDPENAQSIFLNHGVFLQDLMGLNGILLENLSVNNSSSLSLFKNQDRIIISNTIQSPSSIRTEYLIIFRSGNTLNYRSSAPKKYARLTTKIIENFFQQIKVFSLIKKNESYDWSTTLDLLTSITETKKDLTDKELAKSYEYYFEFTRTYLTLLQSLPVEERGPFKKSLTSEISNIQEYLESTLEFNNFIKVSELNNSLKRLKENLESENLNFFSINQ; from the coding sequence TTGAGTAATCAAATCAACTACGAACTTGATATTCGCTTTCCCGACCAATCTCCTCACAGAGTAAGTATCATTAATAAATTATCTCTTGGAAGTTCAGACAAGAGTGAACTCTGTATTGAGGATTATAACCTCTCACCACTACACTTAAGTTTTAGAACTCACAATGGAGTTCTCTCCCTACACAATCTTGGTGGACAAAATAAAACCTATCTTGGAAAACAAGAACTCATACATGGAAAGATGTATATTCTAAATATTGGCGATGAATTGAAACTTGGTGATATTGAAATTTTCATTAGAGAAGGTGATGCTCCTAATGAAACTCCTGATGAATTAAAAGGGCTATTTGAAGAGAAAACTGACCCTGTTCATCAAGTAGTACAAGAAGAGTTAATTGAATATGAAGATGGCGATGTCCAAGACGAAGAGATAGAAGCTCAAACGACTCCAAGCTTTCAAAGTATTGATGATCTCGCGGAAGATGATGAAGAAGAATTTGAAGATGATGAGAGCACAAGTGAAAGTGAAGGTACTTTAGTTCAAAAACTAACAAATATTTTTAAAGTAAAGAAGATTGATGTAAAGAAAGATATTGTTTCTAAGAACAAGAATAAATCAATTCCAAGAGTTCCTCCCGGTTTCTTTACAAGATTCTTTTCTTTTCTCTCATTAATTGCCATCAGCTACAGCATTGTAGATCAGGTCTTCCCTATTTTTGAAGTAAATGCCCATATAGGTAAGTATATTGCAGACTTTCAAAAAATTATAACTCCTATTCCCTATTCAAATATTTTATCGGCGCAGATCATACAAATTATCCTCGTCTTTATTTTAATAGAGCTCTCAACAACACTACTCTTTGGAGTAAATATCGCCTATCTTCTTCTTGGAGTTAGAGGTGATAGTGGTGCTATCGCTTCTAGAATAAAAGGAGTGCTACGAAGTATATTCTCCTTAGCGACAACACCTCTGCTCATTTTTGATCTTCCATGCATTGTAAAAAAGAGAACTCTAAAAGAAGTTCTTTCAGGTTCTAGACTTCACACGCCTTCGAAGTTCCTCCAAACCCTAGGTATTTTGATTCTCTTTCCAATTCTTCTTCTAAGTCCTCTCTATACACCGGTGCTTCTTAATTTAGATAAATTTCAAGCAAGAGAAGTCTTTGAACAACAAGAGACAAGACCTTCAAAGAAAGCAGAACTTGTTGAAAATGAATGGTCTAATGCTAGTTTAAATCTTTACTTTAAAGGGAAAACGTCTAAAGACACGTTGATCTTTTCAGCAATAAAAAATCAAAAAGAAAAAACGAAAGCTTCTCTTAAATTTATTAATAAGAAGAATTTAAATTCTTGGACGAATGTATCTTATGAAGGAGAAGTTGAAATTCTCAATAAGATACTGCCTCTTATAAAGCTTAATCCTATGTTCTCTATTCACTACCCTGATCTTCAGACAGAGCTTGAAAGTGAGAAACCTATTGACCTTTTTACAATCAACGCCTTTGATCAACTCTTTCAACTCGTAAAGAATTCACTAAATCTTGATCCAGAAAATGCACAGAGTATTTTCCTAAATCATGGTGTCTTCCTACAAGACTTAATGGGTCTTAATGGTATTTTATTGGAAAATTTAAGTGTTAATAATTCCTCTTCACTCTCTCTATTTAAAAACCAAGATAGAATTATTATTTCCAACACTATCCAAAGCCCCTCTTCAATTAGAACTGAGTACTTAATTATTTTTAGAAGTGGAAATACTCTAAATTATAGATCTAGTGCACCTAAGAAGTATGCAAGACTCACAACCAAAATTATTGAAAACTTCTTTCAACAAATTAAAGTATTCTCACTTATAAAGAAGAACGAATCCTATGATTGGTCAACGACTCTAGATCTTCTGACTTCAATTACAGAAACGAAAAAAGATCTCACAGATAAGGAATTGGCCAAGAGTTATGAATATTACTTCGAATTTACAAGAACCTACTTAACTCTGTTGCAGTCACTTCCAGTAGAAGAAAGAGGTCCATTTAAGAAATCTCTAACTTCTGAAATTTCTAATATTCAAGAATACCTAGAGAGTACTTTGGAGTTTAATAACTTTATAAAAGTTTCTGAATTAAATAACTCTTTGAAGAGACTCAAAGAGAACCTTGAAAGTGAGAATTTAAACTTTTTTAGTATAAATCAGTAG
- the tgt gene encoding tRNA guanosine(34) transglycosylase Tgt has translation MSRIQDRVKEFFSFELTHVDKNSKARAGVIRTPNGDIPTPVFMPVGTHGAVKALQPSVLEDMDTKVILSNTYHLHLSPGSDLIKKAGGLHKWMGWPRPILTDSGGFQVFSLQKKGIKEEGAEFRDQKGKTVLLSPETSIEIQQNLGSDIMMAFDECIPYPASKSYTKDSIDRTHRWLDRCITTWTNPKQALFGIIQGSTYDEYRSECVEELIKRDLPGYAIGGVSVGEGPELMEKIVSYTAPLMPVDKPRYVMGVGNPEDLLMIWENGIDMSDCIIPTKFARGGTLFTNRGKIRIKHKNYRRDFYPIDPNCDCYTCKNFTRSYVKHLFDSNEILGAILATAHNIAFYKGLAERAREAILENRFTEFKKEFLENYNSSPNN, from the coding sequence ATGTCCAGAATTCAGGACCGTGTAAAAGAATTTTTTAGCTTTGAGCTAACTCATGTTGATAAGAACTCTAAGGCCCGTGCCGGAGTAATAAGAACACCAAATGGAGATATTCCAACTCCAGTTTTCATGCCAGTTGGTACCCACGGAGCTGTTAAGGCCCTTCAACCAAGTGTTCTTGAAGATATGGATACAAAAGTTATCCTCTCAAATACATATCACCTTCACCTTAGTCCAGGCTCTGATCTCATAAAAAAGGCCGGAGGGCTCCATAAGTGGATGGGCTGGCCAAGACCAATTCTAACTGACTCAGGTGGATTTCAAGTCTTCTCTCTTCAAAAGAAAGGGATTAAAGAAGAAGGTGCTGAGTTTAGAGATCAAAAAGGTAAGACAGTTCTTCTCTCTCCTGAAACAAGTATAGAGATTCAGCAAAACCTTGGTTCAGATATAATGATGGCCTTTGATGAATGTATTCCATACCCAGCTTCTAAGAGCTATACGAAGGATTCCATTGATAGAACCCATAGATGGTTAGATAGATGTATTACAACTTGGACTAATCCAAAACAAGCACTCTTTGGAATTATTCAGGGGTCTACTTACGACGAGTATAGATCTGAGTGTGTGGAAGAACTCATCAAGAGAGACCTTCCTGGTTATGCTATTGGAGGCGTTTCTGTTGGAGAGGGACCAGAGCTAATGGAGAAAATTGTCTCCTATACTGCTCCTCTTATGCCCGTCGATAAACCAAGATATGTAATGGGAGTTGGAAATCCAGAAGATCTTTTAATGATCTGGGAAAATGGTATTGATATGAGTGATTGTATCATTCCGACTAAGTTTGCCAGAGGTGGAACTCTATTTACAAATAGAGGGAAAATTAGAATTAAACATAAGAATTATAGAAGAGATTTTTATCCTATTGATCCAAACTGTGACTGCTATACATGTAAGAACTTTACGAGATCTTATGTAAAACATCTCTTTGATTCAAATGAAATTCTGGGAGCAATTTTAGCGACTGCTCACAATATTGCTTTCTACAAAGGTCTTGCCGAAAGAGCGAGAGAAGCAATACTAGAAAATAGATTTACAGAATTTAAAAAAGAATTCCTAGAAAACTATAATAGTTCTCCAAATAACTAA
- a CDS encoding aminotransferase class V-fold PLP-dependent enzyme has product MFENYKTPAELLPSDPRFGCGPSLIPVEFLEKLAATGNSLIGTSHRKPAVRKLVQEAQEGLTKYFNIPSDYQVVLGNGGATFLFDMIALGLVRKKATHFTCGEFSSKWFKSSKSVPWIEASEVSAEFGQGVVAENVADSDLIATTLNETSTGVQVDGLPEVDGDTLLCVDATSGAGQVPCDISKTDVFFFSPQKVFASEGGLWVAFMSPKAIARSKEIEANKERYIPGIMSWDAAISNGEKNQTYNTPSISTIFFLNEQVKLMNEFGGYEKAIEYAEKKAKLLYGWAEEKPYLSCYVGEDKFRSRAVATINLDDKYDASELIKIFEKEGSVNGIDAYRKLGKNQFRISLFHNVKYEDLEKLTKMISMAVES; this is encoded by the coding sequence ATGTTTGAAAATTATAAGACACCTGCTGAATTACTACCTAGTGACCCACGTTTTGGTTGTGGTCCGTCTCTTATTCCTGTTGAGTTCTTGGAGAAATTAGCAGCAACTGGAAATTCTTTAATTGGAACATCTCACAGAAAACCTGCGGTAAGAAAACTTGTTCAAGAAGCTCAAGAAGGGCTTACAAAATATTTTAATATTCCGTCGGACTATCAAGTCGTTCTAGGGAATGGAGGAGCAACTTTTCTCTTTGATATGATCGCTCTTGGTCTTGTTCGTAAGAAGGCAACTCATTTTACTTGTGGAGAGTTCTCTTCAAAGTGGTTTAAGTCGAGCAAGAGTGTTCCATGGATTGAGGCTTCTGAAGTAAGCGCTGAATTTGGACAAGGAGTGGTTGCTGAAAATGTTGCTGATTCTGATTTGATTGCGACGACATTAAATGAAACATCAACAGGTGTTCAAGTGGACGGACTACCGGAAGTAGATGGAGATACTCTTCTGTGCGTAGATGCAACTTCTGGAGCGGGGCAGGTTCCTTGTGATATTTCTAAAACAGATGTGTTCTTCTTTTCTCCGCAAAAAGTCTTTGCTTCTGAAGGTGGGCTTTGGGTTGCCTTCATGTCTCCAAAAGCTATTGCTAGATCAAAAGAAATTGAAGCTAATAAGGAAAGATATATTCCTGGAATTATGAGTTGGGACGCGGCGATTAGTAATGGTGAGAAGAACCAAACGTATAATACTCCATCGATCTCAACAATTTTCTTTTTAAATGAGCAAGTAAAGCTAATGAATGAATTTGGTGGATATGAAAAGGCAATCGAGTATGCAGAGAAGAAAGCGAAACTTCTCTATGGCTGGGCAGAGGAGAAGCCTTACCTAAGCTGCTATGTAGGTGAGGATAAGTTTAGATCTCGCGCAGTGGCGACAATTAATCTTGATGATAAGTACGATGCGTCTGAGCTAATAAAGATATTTGAAAAAGAAGGCTCTGTTAATGGTATCGATGCTTATCGAAAATTAGGTAAGAATCAATTTAGAATTTCTCTTTTTCACAATGTGAAGTATGAAGACCTCGAAAAGTTGACTAAAATGATTTCCATGGCCGTCGAGTCGTAA